A DNA window from Helianthus annuus cultivar XRQ/B chromosome 15, HanXRQr2.0-SUNRISE, whole genome shotgun sequence contains the following coding sequences:
- the LOC110913971 gene encoding uncharacterized protein LOC110913971, whose translation MILDSLMRYFDWLIRRLLLRLMFQIIIVELVGGDGNGDENTDEVTQEVADVKDVNLSDSSQVSAERTSRDAVSVTADSSVVEVEKDSGSSPNGKRMAQDADVANVGELSTNVRRTRKKLTKVNN comes from the exons ATGATACTGGATTCCCTCATGAGATATTTCGATTGGTTGATAAGAAGGCTGCTTTTAAGATTGATGTTTCAGA TAATAATTGTTGAGTTGGTTGGTGGAGATGGTAATGGTGATGAAAATACTGATGAG GTTACTCAAGAGGTAGCTGACGTTAAAGACGTTAACCTTTCAGACTCTTCTCAGGTGTCTGCTGAACGAACTTCAAGG GATGCTGTCTCTGTTACGGCCGACTCTTCAgtcgttgaagttgaaaaggattCTGGATCAAGTCCCAATGGAAAGCGGATGGCTCAAGATGCTGATGTTGCCAACGTTGGTGAGCTATCCACTAATGTGAGAAGAACCCGGAAGAAGCTGACTAAGGTTAACAATTAG